The following coding sequences lie in one Glycine soja cultivar W05 chromosome 16, ASM419377v2, whole genome shotgun sequence genomic window:
- the LOC114389464 gene encoding alpha-mannosidase-like, with amino-acid sequence MGNLAAESLCALLLLCFYGKLIVSAKYMKYNTGASIVPGKLNVHLVPHSHDDVGWLKTIDQYYVGSNNSIQGACVENVLDSVVVSLQKDPNRKFVFAEMAFFHRWWVEQSPETQEQVRKLVDAGQLEFINGGWCMHDEAATHYIDMIDQTTLGHRFIKDQFNKTPTVGWQIDPFGHSAVQAYLLGAELGFDSIHFARIDYQDRAKRKADKSLEVVWRGSKTFGSSAQIFANTFPVHYSAPNGFNFEVNNPDVDVGPVQDDPLIFDYNVKQRVKEFIDAATTQANVTRTNHIMWTMGDDFQYQYAESWFKQMDKLIHYVNKDGRVNALYSTPSIYTNAKNAANQLWPLKTDDYFPYADSPNAYWTGYFTSRPALKRYVRMLSGYYLAARQLEFLVGKQSTKYNTYDLGDALGIAQHHDAVSGTAKQHTTNDYAKRLAIGAYEAEAVVSSSLACLTRKQSGDKCSTPASAFAQCQLLNISYCPPAEDNIPEAKSLVVVVYNPLGWNRTDIVKIPVNDANLVVKDSSGNKLEVQYVDVDDVTTNLRKFYVKAYVGVSPKQSPKYWLLFQVSVPPLGWSTYFISKATRKGTRRKDLSHTNSQKGDTINIGSGNLKMSFSSTSGQLKRMYNSRTGVDIPIQQSYLWYGSSEGDSDPQASGAYIFRPNGSPPNIVSRSVPTKVIRGPLVDEVHQKFSSWIYQVTRLYKDKEHAEIEFTIGPIPTDDGVGKEVITRMTANMATNKEFYADSNGRDFLKRVRDHREDWPLQVTQPVAGNYYPLNLGIYTKDEKSEFSVLVDRATGGASIKDGEVELMLHRRILHDDSRGVGEPLDEQVCVNNNNTCEGLTVRGNYYISIHKLGVGSRWRRTTGQEIYSPFLVAFTHEISENWKSSHLTKGTIMDPNYSLPPNIALITLEELDGGIVLLRLAHLYERSEDAEYSTLTKVELKKLFAMKTIRELKEVSLSSNQEKSEMKRMTWKVEGDKGQEPQAVRGGPVSYHNLVVELGPMEIRTFLLKF; translated from the exons ATGGGAAACTTAGCTGCAGAGTCTCTCTGTGCTTTATTGTTGCTATGTTTCTATGGCAAACTTATAGTTAGTGCTAAATACATGAAGTATAATACTGGGGCCAGTATTGTGCCAGGAAAATTGAATGTTCACTTGGTTCCACACTCCCATGACGATGTTGGTTGGCTGAAAACCATTGATCAGTACTATGTTGGGTCAAACAATAGTATCCAG GGGGCATGTGTTGAGAATGTGTTGGACTCGGTGGTTGTATCTCTTCAGAAAGACCCAAATAGAAAGTTTGTGTTTGCCGAAATG GCATTTTTCCATCGATGGTGGGTAGAACAAAGTCCAGAAACACAAGAACAAGTGAGAAAGCTTGTGGATGCGGGGCAGCTAGAATTCAT AAATGGTGGTTGGTGTATGCACGATGAAGCTGCGACACACTACATAGACATGATTGATCAAACCACTTTGGGCCATCGCTTTATCAAGGACCAGTTTAACAAGACTCCTACTGTTGGATGGCAGATTGATCCATTTGGTCACTCTGCTGTGCAGGCTTACCTGCTGGGAGCTGAG CTTGGTTTTGATTCTATACATTTCGCAAGGATTGATTATCAAGACAGAGCTAAGCGCAAAGCTGATAAGTCTCTTGAAGTTGTTTGGCGTGGCTCCAAAACATTCGGTTCTTCAGCTCAG ATTTTTGCCAATACTTTCCCTGTTCATTATAGTGCTCCAAATGGTTTCAACTTTGAAGTCAATAATCCTGATGTTGATGTTGGTCCCGTACAG GATGATCCTCTTATTTTCGATTACAATGTTAAACAACGTGTCAAAGAATTTATTGATGCTGCTACTACCCAA GCAAACGTGACGAGGACAAATCATATAATGTGGACAATGGGTGATGATTTCCAGTACCAATATGCAGAGTCTTGGTTCAAGCAAATGGATAAGTTAATTCACTATGTTAATAAG GATGGAAGAGTAAATGCTTTGTATTCCACTCCATCTATTTACACCAATGCCAAAAATGCTGCTAATCAACTTTGGCCACTGAAAACAGATGATTACTTCCC GTATGCTGATAGTCCAAATGCTTATTGGACGGGCTATTTCACTAGTCGCCCAGCCTTAAAACGATATGTTAGGATGCTAAGTGGATACTATTTG GCAGCACGTCAACTTGAATTCTTGGTTGGAAAGCAATCAACTAAATACAATACTTATGACCTTGGAGATGCTCTAGGAATTGCACAACATCATGATGCTGTCAGTGGCACTGCCAAGCAGCATACAACCAATGACTATGCCAAAAGATTGGCTATTGGAGCCTATGAG GCTGAAGCGGTTGTTAGTTCTTCTTTGGCTTGTCTTACTAGAAAACAATCAGGTGATAAGTGTTCAACACCTGCATCGGCATTTGCCCAG TGTCAATTGTTAAATATTAGTTACTGCCCTCCGGCAGAAGACAACATTCCAGAGGCTAAGAGTTTG GTAGTAGTGGTGTATAACCCACTTGGGTGGAATCGTACTGACATTGTCAAAATACCG GTTAATGATGCTAATCTTGTTGTCAAAGATTCATCGGGCAATAAACTAGAAGTACAATATGTGGATGTGGATGATGTTAcgacaaatttaagaaaattctaTGTGAAGGCCTACGTGGGGGTGTCACCAAAACAATCCCCAAAGTACTGGCTTTTGTTTCAGGTTTCAGTACCTCCACTTGGATGGAGTACATACTTCATTTCTAAAGCAACTAGAAAAG GGACTAGGAGAAAAGATTTATCTCACACCAACAGTCAGAAAGGTGACACCATAAACATTGGGTCGGGAAATTTAAAGATGTCCTTTTCCTCAACATCTGGACAACTCAAAAGGATGTATAATTCCAGAACTGGA GTTGATATACCTATTCAGCAAAGCTACCTTTGGTATGGATCTAGTGAGGGCGATAGTGATCCTCAG GCTTCTGGTGCATATATATTTCGGCCAAACGGATCCCCCCCAAATATCGTTTCAAGATCA GTGCCTACAAAGGTAATTCGTGGACCACTAGTTGATGAAGTTCATCAGAAATTTAGCTCTTGGATTTACCAG gttacTAGGCTTTACAAAGACAAAGAACATGCTGAAATCGAATTCACT ATTGGTCCAATTCCTACTGATGATGGAGTTGGAAAAGAGGTGATCACACGAATGACAGCAAATATGGCCACAAACAAGGAGTTTTATGCGGATTCCAATGGAAGAGATTTTCTAAAACGA GTTCGAGATCATAGGGAAGATTGGCCTCTGCAAGTAACTCAACCAGTAGCAGGAAACTATTACcca CTTAATCTTGGAATTTATACTAAGGATGAAAAATCTGAGTTCTCAGTGTTAGTTGATCGTGCCACTGGTGGAGCCAGCATCAAAGATGGTGAGGTGGAATTGATGCTTCACAG GCGTATTCTCCATGATGATAGTCGAGGAGTTGGGGAACCACTTGATGAACAAGTTTGCGTGAACAATAATAATACTTGCGAAGGACTAACA GTCAGAGGAAATTATTATATCAGCATCCACAAGCTTGGAGTTGGTTCACGCTGGCGTCGTACAACTGGTCAGGAAATTTATTCTCCATTCTTAGTGGCTTTTACACATGAG ATCTCGGAAAATTGGAAGTCCTCTCATTTGACGAAAGGAACTATCATGGATCCAAATTACAGCTTGCCTCCCAATATTGCTTTGATAACTCTTGAG GAGTTGGATGGTGGAATTGTGCTTCTCCGTTTGGCACATCTATATGAA CGAAGTGAAGATGCTGAGTATTCGACTCTAACGAAAGTTGAACTAAAGAAGTTGTTTGCCATGAAAACG ATAAGGGAGTTGAAGGAGGTAAGTTTGTCATCAAACCAAGAGAAATCAGAAATGAAGAGGATGACATGGAAGGTTGAAGGGGACAAAGGACAAGAACCTCAGGCAGTTAGGGGTGGCCCTGTCAGCTATCACAATTTGGTTGTTGAGCTTGGCCCCATGGAAATACGAACTTtccttttgaaattttaa